Genomic segment of bacterium:
GGCGGCAGAACTCGCCGGAGTGGCCTCCGTGGTAGCTGAACCAGGGCATCTGGATTCCAGGGTAGGTGGCACTGCAGGAGTTCGCAGCGCGATGAGAAACCTCGCTGGAGGGTTAGACGCGGCCCGATTCCCAGCGTCGAGAGATACGGGCCAGAGCCGTCTGATAGAGGGTGGGAAAGACCCGCTGAAAGCCGGAAAGGACTCGTGCGTCCGAGCCAATCAGGACACGGCGCTTTCCGCGCTTGACGCCGTCCACGATGCGTCGCGCCGCCGTCTCGGCCGTGGTGCGAGCCACCTTCGTGAACGTGTCATGACGTTCGTCTGAAGTCATCCCATCCGTCTGCAAACTTGCGAGCCTGGCATTTCGCGCAATCTGCATGCGAATGCCACCCGGGTGCACCGAGGTTACCGCTACCGCGCTACGCGCCGCTTCGAGTTCCATCGACAGGCATTCGGTGAAACCGCGTACGCCAAACTTCGCTGCGTTGTAGGCGCCGTTGCCGGGAACCGCGATCAGTCCGAACGCGCTCGAGATGTTCACGATATGACCCTCTCCCGCTCGCTCGAGGTGGGGAAGAAAAGCCTTCGTTCCATACACGACGCCCCAGAAGTTGATCCTCATCAACCATTCGAGCTCCTCGACCGTCAGGTTCGAGATCGTCCCTGCGAGCGCCACGCCGGCATTGTTGAAGATCAGGTGAGCGGCACCGTGGGCGCGCACGACCTGCTCGGCCCACGCTTCCACGGCCACCTGATCGGCCACATCCACGTGGGCGGTACTCACCTTGGCGCCTCGCGCTTCGGCCAGTCGCCGGGTCTCCTCCAGCCCTGCCTCATCCACGTCCGAGAGCGCCAACTCGCAGCCCTCAGCCGCAAGAGCGAGCGCGAGGGCCCTCCCAATGCCGGAAGCTGCGCCAGTTGCAGCCGCTACACGTCCTGTCAAGTTGCGCATGGGAGTGAGAGGTAGCGCTGCCGGAGGATGTCGGCATCTTCTCTGTGTGCCTGAGCGCCTGCTCACGATTCCTGCCGAGCAATTAGGGACCTTCGTCTCCGAGGCTTGGTCGGCGTTTCGCGGTGCCTCCCGTTACCGGGAAGTACCGCCCCTCGAGCCGCGGCTCGGCCTGCTCATCGAGGCAGCGCTGGATCGCACGTTCAAGCTGGCGACGAGTCTGGCTGTAGGCGTGCCCCTCCCGGAACAGGTCCGCAGCATGTTCGAGGAGGCCGGCGAGATGCGGGCCTTCTTCGAAGAAATGGGCTGGATCGACGATCCAGCCACCTATCATCGAACGCCACCACCCGTCGACGATTTCGAGCTCACGCCCGAAACAATCTGGGGTGGAACGGGACGCTGGCGCTATCAGGAGCTCAGCTTCGAGAGCGAGTTCGAGCCCCATGTCGGCGAGCCCGGCCGGGAAGCGTGGATGTCGAACGAGAAGAACGGCCGCGCCGCCGCCTACATTCTCGAACACGAGGGCCCGCCGCGGCCATGGATCGTCGGCCTCCACGGTTTCGCCATGGGCACGCCCCTCATCAGCTCGATGGGCTTCCCCTTGAAGATGCTGCACGAAACGCTGGGCCTGAACGTCGCGCTGCCGGTGATGCCGCTTCACGCATCGCGGAGCAGTTCACGTTTCAGCGGTCGCGAAGTGCTCGACGCCAACTACGTGCAGATGATCCACCTCTTCAGCCAGGGTACCTGGGACACGCGTCGCATCCTCTCCTGGATCCGGGCTCGCGGCGGAGAACGGATCGGCCTCTACGGCGTCTCGATGGGTGGCTACATTTCGAGCCTGGTGGCCGGCATGGAAGACGATCTCGAAGCGGTCGTCACCTCGATTCCGATGGTCGATTTTCCGACCGCGGCGCAAGACAACATGCCTTGGGTCATGCGGCGCTACGACGATGAGTTCGAAATGGACTGGGAGATCGTGCGAGCCATCAGCCATGTCGTCTCGCCGCTCAGCTTCCACCCGAGGCTGCCCAAGAATCGACGCTTCATCTTCGCGGGCATCGCCGATCGCGTGGTTCGACCCGATCAACCCAGGGCCCTATGGCGACATTGGGGCGAGCCCGAAATCCAGTGGTTCTCCGGCGGGCATGTGCTCGGAGTGTTCGAAAGATCTCTCGAGCCTTTCCTGGAAAATGCGCTCCGCCAGAGCGGACTCGTCTACGAACGGCGGCACTGAGCGCCGTCCGCGAATCAAGCGCCCACGAGTGCGATCGAACGACCCCGCCGGGCCGCCTCGCGAACGAGTTCCTCGAAGGAAGCCTGCAGGGCTTCGGTGAAGACGTCCAGGTCCGGCACCAGATCGAAATCGGCGTTGAAGCCAAAGCAGAGCTGGCCGTCGTAGCTCAGCACGGCGATGCCCAGCCCGCCGTTGTGACGCAAGGGCACTTTCCCGTAGGCCTCGACCAACCGGGCGCCCTTGAGGTAGAGCGGCACCTGCGGGCCCGGGACATTGGTGATCGAGAGATGCACGGCCGCTCCCCGGATCGAACGTGCGGCGAGAGCGATCATGCGAGTGGACGTCCAGCCCGCCGTGCCGGAGAGCGTCTTCGCACCCAGCGCCGGGCTCTCCTCATTCATCGCCTCGGTGCGCTCTCGCACCAGCTGGAAGCGGCGTACGGGATCTCGCTCCCACACGGGTAGCTCGAGGATCCGCTCTTCGACGCCTTCGTTGCGCTCGCCCCGGCGCAGGCTCATCGGAACCGCAGCGCGAAAATCGAGTGTGGCCGGGTTCACGTGATGCGCTCGCAGGTAGCGCGCAACGGCACCTGCCACGACGGTAAGAACGACATCGTGCACACTTCCGCCAAGCTCCGTGCGGACGCTCTTCGCTTCGTCGAGAGGTAGCGAGAGATGGGCGAACCGGCGATGAGGCCCGACCTCACCGTTCAGCGGAGTTTCAGGCAATCGCTTCAACGTAAAACCGACCATCCGTGCGATGTAGTCGGCTCGATGCCGGAGGTCATCGGCCAGGTTCTCGGTATCCTCGATCAAGGATTGCAGACGCCGCAGCACACGCCGCGGGAGCCTCGCCTGGCGAAGCACCTCGTCCCTCACCAACTCAGCCGCACTGGGGACCGGACGTGGCCGGTACAGCGGCGGCTCTTCGTAGATCTCGTCCGGGTCGGGGGAGAGAAGAACCTGCAGCAGGTCGACACCGGCGCCATCCACCATGGCGTTATGCGTCTTCAACACGAGTGCGAATCGCCCACCCGACATCCCTTCGAGGACCCAGCCCTCCCAGAGCGGCCGGGAGCGATCGAGGCGCTGGGACTGAACGCGGGCCGCCACCTTCTGTAGCTCCGCGTGACCGCCCGGCCGGGCCAAGCTGGTATGACGCAGGTGGTAGTCGAGGTTGAACTCACGATCGTCCACCCAGACAGGATGGTTTTCCACCG
This window contains:
- a CDS encoding SDR family NAD(P)-dependent oxidoreductase yields the protein MRNLTGRVAAATGAASGIGRALALALAAEGCELALSDVDEAGLEETRRLAEARGAKVSTAHVDVADQVAVEAWAEQVVRAHGAAHLIFNNAGVALAGTISNLTVEELEWLMRINFWGVVYGTKAFLPHLERAGEGHIVNISSAFGLIAVPGNGAYNAAKFGVRGFTECLSMELEAARSAVAVTSVHPGGIRMQIARNARLASLQTDGMTSDERHDTFTKVARTTAETAARRIVDGVKRGKRRVLIGSDARVLSGFQRVFPTLYQTALARISRRWESGRV
- a CDS encoding alpha/beta hydrolase, translating into MPERLLTIPAEQLGTFVSEAWSAFRGASRYREVPPLEPRLGLLIEAALDRTFKLATSLAVGVPLPEQVRSMFEEAGEMRAFFEEMGWIDDPATYHRTPPPVDDFELTPETIWGGTGRWRYQELSFESEFEPHVGEPGREAWMSNEKNGRAAAYILEHEGPPRPWIVGLHGFAMGTPLISSMGFPLKMLHETLGLNVALPVMPLHASRSSSRFSGREVLDANYVQMIHLFSQGTWDTRRILSWIRARGGERIGLYGVSMGGYISSLVAGMEDDLEAVVTSIPMVDFPTAAQDNMPWVMRRYDDEFEMDWEIVRAISHVVSPLSFHPRLPKNRRFIFAGIADRVVRPDQPRALWRHWGEPEIQWFSGGHVLGVFERSLEPFLENALRQSGLVYERRH
- a CDS encoding wax ester/triacylglycerol synthase family O-acyltransferase produces the protein MSHESAGLLEHETSRRFQHSGATLIFEPGPLATEDGGVDFASIRSAIKSRLHRAPQYRRKLRWIPVENHPVWVDDREFNLDYHLRHTSLARPGGHAELQKVAARVQSQRLDRSRPLWEGWVLEGMSGGRFALVLKTHNAMVDGAGVDLLQVLLSPDPDEIYEEPPLYRPRPVPSAAELVRDEVLRQARLPRRVLRRLQSLIEDTENLADDLRHRADYIARMVGFTLKRLPETPLNGEVGPHRRFAHLSLPLDEAKSVRTELGGSVHDVVLTVVAGAVARYLRAHHVNPATLDFRAAVPMSLRRGERNEGVEERILELPVWERDPVRRFQLVRERTEAMNEESPALGAKTLSGTAGWTSTRMIALAARSIRGAAVHLSITNVPGPQVPLYLKGARLVEAYGKVPLRHNGGLGIAVLSYDGQLCFGFNADFDLVPDLDVFTEALQASFEELVREAARRGRSIALVGA